The following are encoded in a window of Rubellicoccus peritrichatus genomic DNA:
- the malQ gene encoding 4-alpha-glucanotransferase — protein MPNTEPLFDWLDTRAAGVLLHPTSLPGSQGIGKFGREARRFVDFLEASGMSLWQVCPLGPTGYGDSPYQCFSAFAGNPYLIDLEPLLGCGLVTNEEIASLERLPTDSVDFGGIYEHLWPILNAVCSRYSENPTALSGFGDYKAFKATHEEWLQPYAAFSAAKKHFGGKPWNSWPKKYRSYQFFQKSDLPKKLTQEMESVCFIQFLFFEQWNALREYAKSKGVSIIGDAPIFVAYDSADVWAYPEFFQLKSDGSPSAVAGCPPDYFAPTGQLWGNPLYNWEAMAADDYKWWKKRLHANFELYDIIRLDHFRGFASYWSIPADAPDARPGKWTPGPGLDFFKALKDEFGNAKLIAEDLGDITPDVIELLKETGLPGMAVLQFGFGSESTSIHFPHNNHPNLAVYPGSHDNNTTLGWYKDLSQALKDLFRRYFGVDGSAPQWDLTRAAYKSPGRLAIIPLQDLLNLDSEARMNLPGEAAGNWQWRYRAEQLDQLWCESAAYLKELGELYGRTETN, from the coding sequence ATGCCTAACACCGAACCACTTTTCGACTGGCTGGACACGCGTGCCGCTGGAGTATTACTTCATCCTACCTCTCTGCCCGGCAGCCAGGGAATTGGTAAATTCGGGCGAGAGGCCAGACGCTTTGTAGACTTTCTGGAAGCATCCGGCATGTCACTTTGGCAAGTATGCCCACTAGGCCCAACAGGCTATGGCGATTCTCCCTATCAATGTTTTTCTGCTTTTGCAGGAAATCCTTATCTGATCGACCTTGAACCACTCCTGGGCTGTGGTTTAGTTACCAATGAAGAAATTGCTTCACTCGAACGCCTACCAACTGACTCGGTAGACTTTGGTGGGATTTATGAACATCTATGGCCTATCTTAAATGCTGTTTGCTCAAGATACTCTGAAAACCCAACAGCATTGTCAGGCTTTGGTGATTACAAAGCATTCAAGGCAACTCATGAGGAATGGCTTCAACCTTATGCAGCCTTTAGTGCAGCGAAAAAGCACTTTGGAGGCAAGCCCTGGAATTCATGGCCAAAGAAGTATCGCAGCTACCAATTTTTTCAAAAGTCCGACCTGCCCAAGAAGTTGACCCAGGAAATGGAGTCTGTCTGTTTCATCCAGTTCCTCTTCTTTGAGCAGTGGAATGCCCTACGCGAGTATGCAAAAAGTAAGGGTGTATCCATCATTGGCGATGCACCCATCTTTGTTGCCTATGATAGTGCCGATGTCTGGGCATACCCTGAGTTCTTTCAATTGAAAAGTGATGGTTCGCCAAGTGCAGTTGCTGGTTGTCCACCAGACTATTTTGCACCCACTGGACAACTCTGGGGGAATCCTCTGTACAATTGGGAAGCAATGGCAGCTGACGACTACAAATGGTGGAAAAAGCGCCTTCACGCCAACTTTGAGCTCTACGACATCATACGACTCGACCACTTTCGTGGCTTTGCCAGCTACTGGTCCATACCAGCAGATGCTCCGGATGCACGCCCTGGCAAGTGGACTCCAGGCCCTGGCTTGGATTTCTTCAAAGCGTTAAAAGATGAATTTGGTAATGCCAAACTAATTGCCGAAGACCTGGGCGACATCACACCTGATGTCATTGAGCTCCTCAAAGAAACAGGACTGCCAGGAATGGCGGTATTGCAATTCGGCTTTGGCAGTGAATCTACAAGCATACATTTCCCACATAATAATCACCCAAATCTCGCAGTCTATCCCGGGTCTCATGACAACAACACAACACTCGGATGGTACAAAGATCTGAGCCAAGCGTTAAAGGACTTGTTTCGACGTTACTTTGGTGTCGATGGATCAGCACCTCAATGGGACCTGACACGCGCTGCCTACAAATCCCCTGGAAGACTCGCAATCATACCCTTGCAGGACCTGCTTAACCTAGACTCAGAAGCCCGCATGAATCTCCCTGGTGAAGCTGCAGGCAACTGGCAATGGCGTTATCGGGCAGAGCAGCTCGATCAGCTCTGGTGCGAAAGCGCAGCATATCTTAAGGAACTTGGTGAACTCTACGGACGCACTGAGACGAATTAG
- a CDS encoding beta strand repeat-containing protein, whose product MRLCSGLTLLKYLLTTLLFLSWQGGIRGADITWNGETSDDWFTAANWDGNVTPGSSDTAIISGSTDSAQFASPVQITSLNMSDGLLTGVTTTFVATGFSAFQGGEITGTSDYTFGIDGGDGSGLQWSGGNLTTTGTVNVFDNFVWSGGTLDLSDSETSGTLFLDVSTGGVTNEVTWESGHIAGEGLAVADGGQVNVTGTKTRTISGTGLLNEGSIVFSNEPQVDLGDSSSSTNILNNTTGSIEFNGTTTIKDNSTTQTSTLFNAGTIINDSDSNETVIGVNVQQTTGGQIVVQSGSLALEKGGSFGADSVTKIETPIIFLDTITAATVSNPRIEFRNESYSFASGSTIQNLNSEGEIAITGGADVLVAGTFDNRGNTKLTDNSTLVLANESSNSHFLAIDNGSTVQVSGVHTIQGGEWTDGTIQGFTTVPPDLPDLPASVSAATAGATVPTPTTFGQTVVQLGAETSNTFNISTSEDKSLTSHELVNNDRVVQSDGTLQLTNSKITNNGNWFINNSTISSDAVSVFTNTGILTVNNTDPDTTSLGAYYDSQGGTLLVESGNFELQGGGYIDEFSDVFVGSDDGSPSLGFVNGDYTFAGNTTNYSTLVGTSNSVIEIANADVLISGKLMTEGTLSVDDDSVLTIDLVPDGTHASVTNLQLGSTKTLDINAASVSSPIINGKGTLVIQGGTWAEGEIAGDGQEFGPFAVDGRTSSLFISGSGDKKLTNRTMENFGNIYQQSSTLQLSGAQIQNYGQWNFSIGSYITDSGESDFINFGEIYAAGSILPTTAGSDFAPAGVSGVNISPDFVNHGRVYANSGFLVFDGTYSQESNVFDIESDYYMIDDSQQTSVANGATIVFNQGATFSSGRITGDGEIEGDLTISNTEIEPFSDFFSLEDASTDFGPQNYILGYGATLFFAGNVDLDSTAEVTLKILGPSDGEFDQIQTSGTFNINNATLNIESPNDVASLLTSSDFFPILEGLDGGELVGLFAGLTNGSLVNIYDLDENLLGQFNIFYSQFEVSLTNFQPVPEPETYALLLVGLGVIAWTVRKRRNAAVS is encoded by the coding sequence ATGAGACTTTGCTCTGGTCTTACTCTCCTCAAATACTTGCTCACTACGCTACTTTTCCTTTCCTGGCAGGGAGGCATTAGAGGCGCCGATATCACATGGAACGGTGAAACCAGTGACGACTGGTTTACTGCGGCAAACTGGGACGGTAATGTAACGCCTGGCTCAAGTGACACCGCGATTATATCCGGCTCAACTGACTCGGCCCAATTTGCATCCCCAGTCCAGATAACCAGTCTCAATATGAGCGACGGCTTACTCACAGGCGTCACGACAACTTTTGTCGCAACTGGTTTTTCTGCTTTCCAGGGCGGTGAAATCACAGGGACATCTGACTATACCTTCGGAATAGACGGTGGAGACGGATCCGGTCTTCAGTGGAGTGGTGGCAATTTAACGACTACTGGAACGGTTAATGTTTTCGACAACTTCGTCTGGTCTGGAGGCACACTTGATCTTTCAGATTCCGAGACTAGCGGAACACTTTTCCTTGATGTCAGTACGGGGGGGGTAACCAACGAAGTAACCTGGGAATCCGGCCACATCGCAGGTGAAGGACTCGCGGTGGCTGATGGTGGCCAAGTCAATGTCACCGGAACAAAAACAAGAACGATTAGCGGGACCGGCTTACTAAACGAAGGCTCGATTGTTTTCAGTAACGAACCACAAGTCGACCTGGGGGATTCCTCATCATCGACCAACATCCTGAACAACACAACCGGATCCATTGAGTTTAATGGCACGACAACGATCAAAGACAATTCAACCACTCAAACTTCGACCCTGTTTAACGCTGGCACGATCATTAATGATTCCGACAGCAATGAAACTGTCATCGGCGTCAATGTCCAACAGACAACAGGTGGTCAGATCGTTGTTCAATCAGGATCATTAGCACTGGAGAAAGGCGGTTCATTTGGTGCTGACAGCGTCACGAAAATTGAAACTCCAATCATATTTCTCGACACTATAACAGCCGCCACCGTCTCAAACCCAAGAATCGAGTTTCGCAACGAATCATATTCTTTTGCTTCAGGATCAACGATCCAGAATCTTAATAGTGAAGGCGAAATCGCAATCACCGGCGGAGCCGATGTTTTAGTCGCCGGAACCTTTGACAATCGGGGAAACACAAAGCTAACCGACAATTCCACCTTGGTTTTAGCCAATGAGAGTTCTAATTCACATTTCCTGGCCATTGACAATGGGAGTACGGTTCAAGTCTCCGGAGTTCACACCATTCAGGGAGGTGAATGGACCGACGGAACCATCCAGGGGTTTACCACGGTTCCACCTGATCTACCAGACCTGCCGGCTTCTGTCTCAGCGGCCACTGCAGGCGCTACAGTACCAACACCCACGACATTCGGGCAAACTGTAGTTCAACTGGGAGCAGAAACGTCCAACACTTTTAATATTTCCACAAGCGAAGACAAGAGCCTCACAAGCCACGAGCTGGTGAACAACGATCGGGTAGTTCAATCGGACGGTACTCTACAGCTGACGAATTCCAAGATTACTAATAATGGCAACTGGTTCATTAACAATTCCACCATTAGCAGTGATGCCGTCAGTGTCTTCACTAACACAGGTATCCTTACTGTAAATAACACGGATCCTGACACCACCAGCCTTGGAGCCTACTATGATAGCCAAGGTGGCACCCTCCTTGTTGAGAGCGGCAATTTTGAGCTGCAAGGCGGAGGCTACATTGATGAGTTCTCAGATGTTTTTGTAGGTTCAGATGACGGTTCGCCGTCACTTGGTTTTGTAAATGGTGATTACACCTTTGCCGGAAACACAACGAATTATTCCACTCTGGTTGGCACATCCAACTCAGTCATAGAAATCGCCAACGCAGATGTTCTAATCAGTGGTAAGCTAATGACAGAGGGAACACTGAGCGTTGATGATGACAGTGTGCTCACAATCGACCTCGTCCCCGATGGCACTCACGCATCCGTTACCAATCTGCAGCTTGGATCAACAAAGACCTTGGACATAAATGCTGCAAGCGTCTCATCCCCCATCATCAATGGTAAAGGCACGCTTGTCATTCAAGGCGGCACCTGGGCAGAAGGTGAAATTGCCGGAGATGGACAGGAATTTGGACCATTTGCCGTGGATGGCAGGACTTCCAGTTTATTCATCAGCGGTTCTGGAGACAAGAAGCTGACGAATCGCACAATGGAGAACTTTGGTAACATCTACCAACAAAGCTCTACACTCCAATTAAGCGGTGCCCAAATACAGAACTATGGGCAATGGAACTTCTCAATCGGATCATATATCACTGATTCAGGAGAGAGTGACTTTATCAATTTCGGAGAAATCTATGCCGCCGGTAGCATCCTCCCGACGACCGCAGGATCCGATTTTGCCCCTGCTGGTGTATCTGGTGTCAATATCAGCCCGGATTTCGTGAATCATGGTCGAGTCTATGCCAATAGCGGATTTCTTGTCTTTGATGGCACTTACTCCCAGGAATCAAATGTCTTCGATATAGAAAGCGACTATTACATGATTGACGATTCTCAGCAGACTTCAGTTGCGAATGGCGCAACGATCGTTTTTAATCAAGGTGCCACGTTCAGTTCGGGACGCATTACTGGTGATGGAGAGATCGAAGGCGACCTAACGATTAGTAATACCGAGATCGAACCTTTCAGTGATTTCTTTTCTCTCGAAGATGCTTCTACTGATTTTGGACCCCAAAATTACATTTTAGGTTATGGAGCCACTCTTTTCTTTGCAGGAAATGTCGACCTCGACTCCACTGCTGAAGTGACCTTAAAAATCCTTGGACCTTCAGATGGAGAATTTGATCAGATTCAGACATCTGGAACATTCAATATCAATAATGCCACCTTGAATATTGAAAGCCCTAATGATGTGGCAAGTTTACTCACTTCATCCGACTTCTTTCCAATCCTGGAAGGCCTGGATGGCGGTGAACTCGTTGGTCTCTTCGCAGGCCTTACTAACGGAAGCCTGGTCAACATATACGACCTTGATGAAAACCTCCTCGGTCAATTCAACATTTTCTACAGTCAGTTCGAAGTCAGCTTGACCAATTTTCAACCCGTCCCGGAACCAGAAACCTACGCACTGCTTTTGGTCGGTTTGGGAGTCATCGCCTGGACTGTTAGAAAACGACGCAACGCTGCAGTCAGCTAA
- a CDS encoding sigma 54-interacting transcriptional regulator: MAAGKIFSEKDSKLALDVVQLVWANPFSGERIEIERRLLGLGSGSRLSMEEFSRLLELPAQLLDRGRRRLAEAGGKSASDFDIYQQIAFFELFHQFAPDFDRLINDAHERGSAGRRITFYDRFEKLLDYWVPAGLGGEYQGFPASRLFAVYFQVRRAYYHIVHYIVGESDAARQLRSRVWQSIFTHDMERYQRVLTERLGDVITLITGPSGSGKELVARGIGLSRFIPFDATNRQFEEDFVRAFYPVNLSALSTNLIESELFGHRKGAFTGALKDRKGYLETCGPYGTVFLDEIGETEVAIQVKLLRLLQTRVFSPIGDTESLHFRGKIMAATNRDLAEEIDSGRFREDFYFRLNADRIHTPSLKDILANNASELERLVGFIARRVAGPEGSSLTAEVCDFIRKEMPAEYPWPGNFRELEQCVRNVLIHGDYTAEEFHSKRKVPEWQRRFEQGEFTADELLSEYVTRLYKETPNYEALGRRLDLDRRTVKKYVKADS, encoded by the coding sequence ATGGCAGCAGGTAAGATTTTTTCGGAAAAAGATAGTAAACTGGCCCTTGATGTTGTCCAGCTGGTCTGGGCAAATCCCTTTTCTGGTGAGCGTATTGAGATTGAGCGCCGTCTTTTGGGCCTTGGTTCTGGCTCCCGTTTGTCGATGGAAGAGTTTTCCAGACTGCTTGAACTTCCTGCGCAACTTCTTGACAGGGGCAGACGGCGCTTGGCCGAGGCAGGCGGAAAGTCAGCAAGCGACTTCGACATTTATCAGCAGATCGCCTTTTTTGAGCTTTTTCATCAGTTTGCGCCGGATTTCGATCGATTGATCAATGATGCGCATGAGCGCGGTTCAGCCGGGCGGCGGATAACATTCTACGATCGATTCGAAAAGTTACTCGATTATTGGGTTCCGGCCGGTTTGGGAGGCGAATATCAGGGATTTCCAGCCTCCCGTTTGTTCGCGGTATATTTTCAGGTCCGCCGGGCGTATTATCATATTGTCCACTATATTGTTGGTGAATCTGACGCTGCACGGCAACTTCGCTCCCGTGTCTGGCAGTCCATATTCACGCACGATATGGAACGCTACCAGCGGGTGCTGACGGAGAGGCTGGGTGATGTCATTACGTTGATTACCGGGCCATCAGGTTCTGGTAAAGAACTCGTCGCAAGGGGCATTGGTCTTTCGCGATTCATTCCTTTTGATGCGACCAACCGCCAGTTTGAAGAAGATTTTGTGCGTGCCTTTTATCCGGTTAATCTTTCGGCTTTATCGACAAACCTGATTGAGTCTGAATTGTTTGGGCATCGTAAAGGTGCTTTTACCGGTGCCTTGAAAGATCGAAAAGGATATCTGGAAACGTGTGGCCCCTACGGAACGGTTTTCCTGGATGAAATCGGTGAAACCGAAGTAGCAATTCAAGTAAAGTTGCTGCGTCTTTTGCAGACACGTGTCTTTTCGCCAATTGGTGATACTGAGTCATTGCATTTTCGAGGCAAGATCATGGCTGCGACAAATCGTGACCTTGCCGAAGAAATTGATTCAGGTCGTTTTCGAGAAGACTTCTACTTCAGGCTCAACGCGGATCGTATCCACACGCCATCATTGAAAGACATTCTGGCAAACAACGCAAGTGAGCTCGAGCGGTTGGTCGGATTTATCGCCAGACGTGTGGCCGGGCCGGAAGGTTCTTCTTTAACCGCTGAGGTTTGCGATTTTATTCGTAAAGAGATGCCCGCAGAGTATCCATGGCCGGGGAATTTCCGCGAGCTTGAGCAATGTGTTCGCAATGTCCTGATTCACGGTGATTACACAGCGGAGGAATTCCATTCGAAACGCAAAGTCCCAGAGTGGCAACGTCGTTTTGAGCAAGGTGAATTTACTGCTGATGAATTACTCTCCGAATATGTGACCCGTTTATACAAGGAGACACCCAATTACGAGGCCCTAGGTCGCCGTCTGGATCTGGATCGTCGCACGGTCAAGAAATACGTCAAAGCAGATAGCTGA
- a CDS encoding plasma-membrane proton-efflux P-type ATPase, with product MNDNPSGKSEKDQSIDDLFEKLKTSSNGLTNEEVANRIKDCGPNELELNKQSALKQILGYFWGPIPWMIEIAAILSLINKDWADFVIILALLLINGVIGFWQEHKASNALDALKSQLALKARVKRDGSYADIPARELVPGDIIRIRLGDVIPADVKLIEGDYLSIDQAALTGESLPVNRKTGDIGYSGSVVKQGEMEALVTATGANTFFAKTAKLVESAGAVSHFQKAVLHIGNFLIIVALVLCALLVVVQLGRGESFIEVLQFVLILAVASIPVAMPAVLSITMALGALELSKKKAIVSRLQAIEEMAGIDILCSDKTGTLTQNKIKLGEPVLFDTKDANELTLAGALASKEENNDAIDLAVIAGLPSKEILAEYTLVKFTPFDPVSKRTEARLKTADGKTTEVSKGAPQVIFDLCGLDGETLKRAEQNVNELAGKGFRTLGVAQKDNSRWRFLGILSLFDPPREDSAETIAQAKEHGIAVKMVTGDNTAIASEISGQLGMGTHIQPAGDFFNEGDDPGNLPPDKAAAIETADGFAEVFPEHKYGIVKALQERGRIVGMTGDGVNDAPALKQAEVGIAVSGATDAARGAAALILTAPGLSVIIKAVEIARQIFERMMSYTIYRVAMTIDIMVFVVLSMLIFPTVAGHSFYPLTPIMIILLALLDDIPIMTIAYDKTRIDPKPVRWEMPKVLTIASTLGGLSVVQTFGLLWLAMNVFQLDKDPAHLQTMLFLQLVVAGHLLLFVTRTAKFFFAPPLPSWQLFSAIAATQIVAMLICGMGWLVPQIAWSWIGYIWLYNLVWFIGLDVVKVMLYRLLDHRAKHQETALNRMNDTLRSH from the coding sequence ATGAATGATAATCCATCCGGTAAGTCGGAAAAAGACCAATCGATTGATGATCTTTTTGAAAAGCTAAAGACGAGTTCGAACGGCCTTACCAATGAAGAGGTGGCCAATCGGATCAAGGACTGCGGACCAAATGAGCTTGAGCTGAACAAGCAAAGTGCCCTCAAACAAATACTTGGCTACTTCTGGGGACCAATTCCCTGGATGATTGAAATTGCGGCCATACTTTCCCTGATCAATAAAGACTGGGCAGATTTTGTAATCATACTCGCCCTGCTATTGATCAATGGTGTGATCGGATTCTGGCAGGAGCACAAGGCGTCCAATGCCCTTGATGCACTGAAAAGCCAATTGGCCCTCAAAGCTCGTGTGAAGCGCGATGGTAGTTACGCTGACATCCCTGCCCGTGAGCTCGTTCCTGGTGACATCATTCGGATCCGACTCGGTGATGTCATACCTGCGGATGTCAAACTAATCGAAGGAGACTATCTCAGCATTGACCAGGCTGCGCTGACAGGAGAATCGCTGCCCGTTAATCGCAAAACAGGCGATATTGGTTATTCTGGCTCAGTCGTAAAACAGGGCGAGATGGAAGCTCTGGTTACGGCAACTGGGGCGAATACGTTTTTTGCCAAAACGGCCAAGCTGGTGGAGTCCGCAGGAGCTGTTTCTCACTTTCAGAAAGCAGTCCTTCACATCGGAAACTTTCTCATCATCGTGGCACTGGTGCTCTGCGCCCTGCTGGTCGTTGTGCAATTAGGCCGTGGTGAAAGCTTCATCGAAGTACTTCAATTTGTTTTGATCCTTGCCGTGGCTTCCATACCTGTTGCGATGCCCGCTGTGCTTTCGATTACGATGGCACTGGGTGCACTTGAGTTATCGAAGAAAAAAGCGATCGTCTCACGCCTGCAGGCGATCGAAGAAATGGCCGGTATCGACATTTTGTGTTCTGACAAAACAGGGACGCTGACTCAGAACAAAATCAAACTGGGCGAACCGGTCCTCTTCGATACCAAAGACGCCAATGAATTGACTCTGGCAGGTGCGCTTGCCTCAAAGGAAGAGAACAACGACGCCATCGACCTCGCCGTCATTGCTGGCCTGCCGTCCAAAGAAATACTGGCTGAATATACGTTGGTGAAGTTCACACCATTTGATCCTGTCAGCAAACGCACGGAAGCTCGCCTGAAAACTGCAGACGGCAAAACCACGGAAGTCAGTAAAGGTGCACCTCAAGTTATTTTTGATCTTTGCGGATTGGATGGTGAGACACTTAAGCGAGCAGAACAAAACGTCAACGAACTGGCTGGCAAAGGATTCCGTACATTGGGTGTTGCTCAAAAAGACAACTCTCGATGGCGCTTTCTTGGCATTCTTTCTCTCTTTGATCCACCACGTGAAGACTCAGCAGAAACCATAGCCCAGGCAAAGGAACATGGCATTGCAGTCAAAATGGTCACCGGCGATAATACCGCAATCGCGAGCGAGATATCCGGCCAACTTGGCATGGGCACGCACATTCAACCGGCAGGAGATTTCTTCAATGAAGGTGATGATCCCGGAAATCTACCACCCGATAAAGCAGCTGCAATTGAAACAGCGGATGGCTTCGCCGAGGTTTTCCCTGAGCATAAATACGGTATCGTAAAAGCCCTGCAAGAGCGCGGACGAATCGTTGGAATGACAGGTGATGGAGTCAACGACGCGCCAGCCCTGAAACAGGCAGAAGTTGGCATTGCGGTATCAGGAGCAACAGACGCCGCCCGAGGGGCTGCTGCACTTATTCTCACTGCACCCGGACTATCCGTCATTATCAAGGCAGTTGAGATCGCACGACAGATCTTTGAGCGCATGATGAGCTATACTATTTATCGAGTCGCGATGACCATCGACATCATGGTTTTCGTTGTCCTCTCAATGCTCATTTTCCCAACTGTAGCGGGTCACAGTTTTTATCCTTTGACTCCAATCATGATCATCCTCCTGGCGCTACTTGATGATATCCCCATCATGACTATCGCTTATGACAAAACACGGATCGACCCCAAGCCAGTGCGCTGGGAAATGCCTAAGGTGCTGACGATTGCATCAACACTTGGAGGCCTCTCCGTGGTGCAAACCTTTGGTCTTCTCTGGCTGGCGATGAATGTATTCCAGCTCGACAAAGATCCTGCACATTTACAGACGATGCTCTTTTTGCAACTTGTAGTCGCTGGTCATCTACTGCTCTTTGTCACTCGAACGGCGAAGTTCTTTTTTGCTCCGCCCCTACCATCCTGGCAGCTCTTCAGTGCAATTGCAGCAACTCAGATTGTCGCAATGCTGATCTGCGGAATGGGTTGGCTTGTTCCCCAAATTGCCTGGTCCTGGATTGGCTACATCTGGCTCTATAATCTCGTATGGTTCATCGGCCTGGACGTGGTTAAAGTTATGCTTTACCGCTTATTGGACCATAGGGCGAAGCATCAGGAAACCGCGTTGAACCGGATGAACGACACTTTGCGCTCACACTGA
- a CDS encoding CPBP family intramembrane glutamic endopeptidase, producing the protein MRERFLLLFGLNRDRYSWKGVAWLALFYVGAIIFGAIMVAPAYNAVRAWNESAPNELNTYLVGKDFETYFDRARWVFAILILPFFFKVCGFLPYGKIRRLSPKAGRVRAFLGALAVGFHRLGISCGRKGWGNYGRWFALGMQVTAGAVIAQLIFTLTDLKPDYSVGRFFKVIIGAFASGLALGFFEEIIFRGVIFRCFYSAVKPLAAVLLTSAFFAYTHFRHPDALFAHANETADFAAGWEVAFWTLFGIFKSFNWVQFMNLFMLGNILCLALIRTRSLMSAIGYHGGTVFIMLSYSKSFRIHHDEARIWWGGAGIVDGIVPLIFLTGLTLYLARPYFTKKVET; encoded by the coding sequence ATGCGCGAACGATTCCTTTTGCTCTTTGGCCTGAACCGCGACCGATATTCGTGGAAGGGTGTCGCATGGCTGGCCCTGTTTTATGTCGGTGCGATTATATTCGGGGCGATTATGGTGGCTCCAGCCTACAATGCAGTTCGAGCCTGGAACGAATCCGCCCCAAACGAGCTTAACACCTATTTGGTAGGCAAGGACTTTGAAACCTACTTTGACCGCGCACGCTGGGTCTTTGCCATCCTCATCCTTCCCTTCTTTTTTAAAGTTTGCGGTTTCCTGCCCTATGGCAAAATCCGCCGTTTATCGCCTAAAGCCGGCAGGGTTCGTGCTTTCCTTGGAGCACTGGCCGTTGGCTTTCACAGACTTGGCATCTCATGTGGGCGCAAGGGTTGGGGCAATTACGGCCGATGGTTTGCACTCGGTATGCAGGTAACCGCCGGGGCCGTTATCGCCCAACTCATTTTCACGCTAACTGATCTCAAACCAGACTACTCAGTTGGACGTTTTTTCAAGGTCATTATCGGTGCATTTGCCAGTGGATTGGCCCTCGGCTTTTTCGAAGAGATCATTTTCCGCGGAGTTATTTTTCGCTGCTTCTATTCAGCTGTAAAACCATTAGCAGCCGTGCTTCTCACTTCTGCATTTTTTGCTTATACGCACTTTCGCCACCCCGATGCCCTCTTTGCCCATGCCAACGAAACGGCTGACTTTGCCGCCGGCTGGGAGGTCGCCTTCTGGACGCTCTTTGGCATATTCAAGAGCTTCAACTGGGTGCAGTTCATGAACCTTTTCATGCTCGGCAACATACTCTGCCTTGCCTTGATCCGAACACGCTCACTCATGAGCGCAATCGGTTATCATGGTGGCACCGTCTTCATCATGCTGAGCTACAGCAAGTCATTCAGGATTCATCATGATGAAGCACGTATCTGGTGGGGAGGCGCAGGCATAGTCGATGGTATCGTCCCATTGATTTTCCTGACAGGTTTAACACTTTATCTGGCCAGACCCTATTTCACGAAAAAAGTAGAGACGTGA